CCTGCTTGACAAGCCTTTTGAGGTCCTCTATGTTATCCGTTTGCAGGACCTCCTTGCTGGTGGCCAATATCTTGACCTCATGGTCAACCTCATGGTCGATGAACTGCTTTAGCGCGTTCTTCTCATCCTTGTCGACAAACTTCCTGACTGCTTCGTTCAGGCCTATCTCGGGCAGCAACGAGAGGTTCATGTCTGTGAGCAGATCTTTCACCAGTGTTTGCACTTCCAGGTCGCTGGTTTGGTTGCTATAATCAGCCAGGCTATCCAGGTCGGCGACCGCGTCTGCCTTCTGGCCGCCCCTGCGAGCCTGCCGCCGCTTGTAGAAGTGCACAACGTTGTTTGCATTCGCGACCTTCCCGACAAACCGGTTGCTAAAGCGCCTTGGGTTCTCCACCTGGTAGTCCATTGGTGCGCCAGGCCCCGCAGCATAGTTCACCCGTAGTCGTATCAGCGGCAGCATGTCCTCGCCGTTCCCCTCGCGGCGCGCTGCGTGCAGTCGCTCGGCACTGGTTGCCCGCGCGCGTTCGATCAACCGCTCGACCTGCTCCACCAGGTACTTGGCAATTGCCTCCTTATCGTGGGGCTTGAGCCCTTCCACGTCCTTTAAAGAAATGTCCTCCATTATGAACGGCCGCACCGTCGTGAGCGGGAGGGGCACCAGGCGCGGGCGCTCGCCCCGCTGCAACTCTAGAATGAAGACATGCTTCTCCTTCGACTCACCGTCGCTGAGCGCGGTCGCCACGCTAGAGCCTGGCTGCAGCACGTCAAACCCCTTGCTCGCGTTATGCATCAGGTGCGGGATGCACTCATGCTCGTGGCCCCACACCACCATGTCCAGGAAGTCCGGCAGCACGGCCTCAGGAAGAAACGCAGTGTTCGCGTGGCTCGAGTGGTTCTGGTGCACGCACATCAGGTTGAACCAGTCGTCCGCCTGGCCGGCAGGGACGTTGAAGCGCACGTTGCCCTCCTTGAACGTCCGGAACAGCCGCTCATCGCGGATCGACGCCAGGCCGTACAGCGCCAGCTGGGTCCCGCCCTTCCGGAACAGCAGCGGATTGAGCTCGATGTTGTCCGTCTGCCCCACCTTCCCGAAGTGGTTCACCAGCCCGCacacctgcagcaggtccATCGGCGTCAGCAGCCCTTGCCCCGACGCATCGTCGTGGTTCCCGGCAATCGCGAACACCGGAACGTCGATATTGAAGTTGCCGTCCTCGTAGTTCACCTCCGAGAACTCGTTGTAGTTGAACACACGCGCAGGGTCGCTCACCAGCTCCAGCTCGCACGCGCGCTCCCCCATGCACGCCAGCCGCAGCGTGCGCATCACCTGGTACAGCGCCCGTTTCGACGGCTTGTTCACATGGAACAAGTCTCCGCCCTGCAGCACCATGTCAACGTGCTTCTCCCGCGCCAGCATCATTATCTCGTGGAACGTCTGCCACGAATCATCCCCCGTGATAGGGTCCGTCTCATTATAGCCCACATGGTTGTCCGTCGTCACCAAAATCCGTATCGTATTTTCGCTGGGGACCTCACTCAGTTCGTGCGCCGCTGCTGGCTCTCCGGAGCTCACCATCTGCGCCTCGAGGAGTCTCCTGGCACTACCTGATCTTGTTCTGGCACCGCAACGTCCGCCGCTGGGCCGCGCTCCAAACGGTTACTTTTTCACAGCGTCTAGCGTTACTTGGCTCATTGCTAGTTACCACTCAGACGGTACTCTACTACACGCCAAGCCCGCGGCGTCCCAGTAATGACCAATAGAGAACACTTATACCGCAATAACGAGGACGACAATGTGGTGCGCCTGTTTGTTATCCGCCACGGACAGACCGATGAGAACGTGAACAAGATCATCCAGGGCCATAAGGACACGGCACTCAATGCCGTCGGCATGCAGCAGGCGGAGCAGCTGGGACGCTTCCTGAAGATGCACGGCGTGCAGTTTGAGCGCGTTGTGTGCAGTGATCTCCGGCGGTGCCGGGAGACAATCGCGCAGGTGCTGGCGCACCACGCGGGAGCACCGAAGACGGAACTGACGGAGGGGCTGCGTGAAAGGCACATGGGGGAGGTGGAGGGGATGCACATAGAGGATGCGGAGCGGTACGCGCGGCAGCAGGGGCACGCGTCGTTCCGGGAGTTAGGGGAGACGGAGGAGGCGCTCGAGCGGCGCGtggccgcgcagctgcgcgagaTTGTGGCGGCCGTGGGCCCCCGCAACGTGGCTGTGGTGACGCACGGCGGCGCGATCCgacagctgctgcgctgGTTGGGCTGCGGCACGCGCTTCACCGTCTACAACACGTCCGTGACCGTGCTGGACTACACCCGCTCGGCCGGGACGTTCGCAGTGCGCACTGTCGGCAGCACGCAGCACCTCGGGGACGGCGAGTTCTTCGTGAGCGACTCGCGGCTGCGCTAGGGGCCGCGCGTgcgcgcggctgcgccTCCATAAaaggcgctggccccgcaGCCCACGGCCTCCCGCGCCATGTCGCTGCTCCAACTCCTTCGCGAGCGCCTTGCCCGGGCCTGGTCGGGCACCGACCGCCTCACCACCCTCAGCCGCCAGGACGTTGCGCGCCTGCTCACGCACCCGGACGTGCTGCTGGTCGACGTCCGCGAGCCCCCCGAGTACGCCGCCAACCGCATCCCCGGCGCGCGCAACGTCCCGTTCCGCTCCTGTCCGGACGCCTGGGCGCTCGAGCCCGACGCCTTCCGCTCCGCCTTCGGCTTTGCCAAGCCACCGCCCTCCCAGATGCTCGTGCTCTACTGCAAGTCCGGCGCCCGTGCGTCGGCGTCCGCGGAGCGGGCGCTGCTCGCGGGCTACTCGGACGTCTCTACGTACCCGGGCTCGATGGATGACTGGCTGGCCCATGAGGATCAGCAGACCCCGGCCGCCGGCCAGGACGAGGGCCCACGCCAGCACTAGCGTCGGCCGGCCGGTTCCGATGCCCATATATAGCTACGTATCACAAACGACGGTGCAGGGTGAAGATTTTCGGCCAGCGCCGGAACCAGATTTCGAACTGTGTCTTCTGGCGATAGCTGGTGCTAAGCAGTAGCAGTTGGGAGGTTAAACACAGGGAGCGAGATCTGCGACTGGTCTTCTATCGCGGTTATCCACTTGGAATACACAGTGTATTAGAATGCTTAGAAATTGTTTGTCACGTGGTGTCTTCGTTCGGCGGTTTGGCACGCCAGCTCCAAAGGTGTACCAGCTAGAGGAGATCCGCCGGCTAGTGCGGCAGCCGGCGGCAGACAAGGTGCTCGTGGACGTGCGGGAGCCCGCGGAGCTGCGCGAGTGCAAGCTACCGAACGCGATCAACCTGCCGCTGAAGACGTACCCCGCGGCGCTCTCGCTGTCGGAGGAGGAGTTCAAGAAGGTGTTCGGAATCGACAAGCCGTCGCCCGAGAAGGAGCTGATCTTCTTCTGCCAGGCGGGCGTGCGGGCCGAGGCCGCGCAGGACCTGGCCAACTCGTACGGCTACGAGAAGACGGCGGTGTGGCCGGGGTCGATGAAGGAGTGGCTGGCgcacggcggcggcgagaATGTATAGATACATAAGGTAACTACTTGCGGTGGAACTCGAAGCTGCGGAACTCTTTGCCCCGCAGCTTCTTGCGCTTGCGCTCCATGACCTTGtcgcgctggcgcgcctTCATGTGGTCGAACTTCCACTTCTGCACCACCTTCTTCTGCTCGGACTTCTTGAGGTGGAACTTGGTCTTGTTGCCCTGGTTGATCGAGCGCTCGTAGTCGCGTAGGACTTGGCGCTCGGTGTCGCGATTCTGGACGGTCTGCAGCCGCGAGCGCATGCTGGTgagccgctgctgcagctgctgcacctcCCGCTCGGATGCCTTTCTGAGAAACTTCTTGTCTGCGAGCAGCGCCGAGAGCTCGCTGATCTCCTGCTGGCGGTAGTCGTCGAGGAACCTGTAGTTGCTGCGCACCTTGGCCAGGTCCTCAGCACGGCCCAGCGACTTGTCAAAGCGGATGTCTGGCTGGGGCTCCTCGCGCCGCGCGGACTCCAGGCCGGGGATCTGCCGTACCTTGCTCACCGGGCGCTTCGCCGACTGCTCGGAGGGTGCATGCTTGTGCCGCCtggcgccgctggcgcgTCGCCGGTCGTCCTCCTCGAAGAATCCTGCCTCCGAGTCAGAGGAATCTTCGCTGTCCGACGCCTCCTGTCGGCTGCGAGCGCTCCCCCGGGGGCGCGCCTCGGCGCGCGCACGGTTGTGTACTGCTTCGTGCGCCTCCTCGCGCTGCAGGGCGTCTTCTGCCTTCTTGAGCGACCCGAAGGTCAGAGAGCTCAACTCATCGTCCTCTGAGCTGGCATCGTCCGCCCGCTGTTTGCCGTGCAGCatctgctccagctcgtcTTCGGAGCTGCTTTCATCCACACCGGGCTGGAGATTCTTGAAGTAGTACGACATGTCAGCCCTGTCGTCAGGACCCCGTTGCGTAGTgcgatgagatgagctCCAGCTCTATTTTTGGCCGGAAAATTTTCAGAACTCGAGCGACTACCAGTGACGCCGCCCATGCTAAACACTATATGTACGATCAGTTCCATAGCGCCGCGTAGCCCGAAGGACGCTCCCGACCTGCAGCCTCCGCCGGTGCGCGGCCTCCGCGCCGTGTCGTCCTGAGCCACGGGATGCTGTACTATATACATGACTGGGGCCCTCCAGCGCGCTCACTGCGACTCAATATTTTCCTTCAGCTGCAGCTTGCGCGAGTAGCGGTCCAGGTGGCTCGACAGCTCGCCGAACGACAGCCCTGCGGGGTCTAGTTCCATCTCGGTCTTGTCTTTGAACACCACCTTAATCAACGGAGTCTTCTGCGAGTTCGCAGTCAGCAGCTCGTTCGTCAGCTTCGTTGAGATGGCCCGCTGCCGTGGCGGAATGGCGCACAGGAAGAGCCTGGCTGTTTTTGCTGCAGAGCGTTAGTAGCTGTCCAACGGGAAcgcgcgctgcgggcgcCCAGAGCAAACATACCCTCTGGTCCAAATGGATTGAACCGCACAAAGATCTTGGTGAAGTACTTAGTGATCATAGGGATAGGCCTGACGCGGTGGGTGCGAGGTCTGGTATGGAGGTATCGACATGGTCATATCGCAGCAGAAACGACCTTGATCATTTTTCAATGCTCGACACAGCCGGGTAATGCCGCCAACAGCCGGCGGTGCTACTACATAGACGCACTAAGCCTCAAGTTACAGCTCGTCGCGGTCGTCGTGGTCCGGCCCGCGAGTACGTTTCTTGCCCTTCAGCGTCTCCAGGAAGCGCTCGCGCTTCGAGAGCGGGCCCTCCCGCGGCATGGCAGCCTGCGAGAGAAACTCCGCGACGGCGGGCTTGGTCAGCTCGCCGCTGTAGACGCGGCACTCGTCGGCCTGCGGGTtaaacagcagcagcgcacTACGATCAAGGTGCTCGGCCAGGTGCTCGGCGCACGGCGCAAGCCCGGGGCGGTCCGGCACGGGCGTGTCCTTGGGCAGCTTCGCGGCCGCCACAAAGGCGAAGTCTACCGCGCCCAACCAATCGATGGCCATGCTCTTGTACAGCGGCGCCacgcgctcgcgcgccgACACGAGCACCGCTGCGGGCCGCGGGCCGCCCTCGTCGAACAGC
This is a stretch of genomic DNA from Eremothecium gossypii ATCC 10895 chromosome VI, complete sequence. It encodes these proteins:
- a CDS encoding rhodanese-like domain-containing protein (Syntenic homolog of Saccharomyces cerevisiae YOR285W (RDL1)); this encodes MSLLQLLRERLARAWSGTDRLTTLSRQDVARLLTHPDVLLVDVREPPEYAANRIPGARNVPFRSCPDAWALEPDAFRSAFGFAKPPPSQMLVLYCKSGARASASAERALLAGYSDVSTYPGSMDDWLAHEDQQTPAAGQDEGPRQH
- the RRP36 gene encoding rRNA-processing protein RRP36 (Syntenic homolog of Saccharomyces cerevisiae YOR287C (RRP36)), whose product is MSYYFKNLQPGVDESSSEDELEQMLHGKQRADDASSEDDELSSLTFGSLKKAEDALQREEAHEAVHNRARAEARPRGSARSRQEASDSEDSSDSEAGFFEEDDRRRASGARRHKHAPSEQSAKRPVSKVRQIPGLESARREEPQPDIRFDKSLGRAEDLAKVRSNYRFLDDYRQQEISELSALLADKKFLRKASEREVQQLQQRLTSMRSRLQTVQNRDTERQVLRDYERSINQGNKTKFHLKKSEQKKVVQKWKFDHMKARQRDKVMERKRKKLRGKEFRSFEFHRK
- a CDS encoding phosphoglycerate mutase (Syntenic homolog of Saccharomyces cerevisiae YOR283W), coding for MTNREHLYRNNEDDNVVRLFVIRHGQTDENVNKIIQGHKDTALNAVGMQQAEQLGRFLKMHGVQFERVVCSDLRRCRETIAQVLAHHAGAPKTELTEGLRERHMGEVEGMHIEDAERYARQQGHASFRELGETEEALERRVAAQLREIVAAVGPRNVAVVTHGGAIRQLLRWLGCGTRFTVYNTSVTVLDYTRSAGTFAVRTVGSTQHLGDGEFFVSDSRLR
- a CDS encoding rhodanese-like domain-containing protein (Syntenic homolog of Saccharomyces cerevisiae YOR286W (RDL2)), coding for MLRNCLSRGVFVRRFGTPAPKVYQLEEIRRLVRQPAADKVLVDVREPAELRECKLPNAINLPLKTYPAALSLSEEEFKKVFGIDKPSPEKELIFFCQAGVRAEAAQDLANSYGYEKTAVWPGSMKEWLAHGGGENV
- the MRE11 gene encoding MRX complex nuclease subunit (Syntenic homolog of Saccharomyces cerevisiae YMR224C (MRE11)), which translates into the protein MVSSGEPAAAHELSEVPSENTIRILVTTDNHVGYNETDPITGDDSWQTFHEIMMLAREKHVDMVLQGGDLFHVNKPSKRALYQVMRTLRLACMGERACELELVSDPARVFNYNEFSEVNYEDGNFNIDVPVFAIAGNHDDASGQGLLTPMDLLQVCGLVNHFGKVGQTDNIELNPLLFRKGGTQLALYGLASIRDERLFRTFKEGNVRFNVPAGQADDWFNLMCVHQNHSSHANTAFLPEAVLPDFLDMVVWGHEHECIPHLMHNASKGFDVLQPGSSVATALSDGESKEKHVFILELQRGERPRLVPLPLTTVRPFIMEDISLKDVEGLKPHDKEAIAKYLVEQVERLIERARATSAERLHAARREGNGEDMLPLIRLRVNYAAGPGAPMDYQVENPRRFSNRFVGKVANANNVVHFYKRRQARRGGQKADAVADLDSLADYSNQTSDLEVQTLVKDLLTDMNLSLLPEIGLNEAVRKFVDKDEKNALKQFIDHEVDHEVKILATSKEVLQTDNIEDLKRLVKQVRYSARSPEDSANSLTEFNDFEMETPTVVAKRSQRSKKSSAGRKTASARTRKTGISAQFVTSDDSDETPIQISDDSDQNMILTDEEESSNKVDAASSSNSGKSTASKRPAKTRKPKADTAATKSGTTSRMPKTAALQALLNKKRGASAE
- the MRPL44 gene encoding mitochondrial 54S ribosomal protein mL53 (Syntenic homolog of Saccharomyces cerevisiae YMR225C (MRPL44); 1-intron) — encoded protein: MITKYFTKIFVRFNPFGPEAKTARLFLCAIPPRQRAISTKLTNELLTANSQKTPLIKVVFKDKTEMELDPAGLSFGELSSHLDRYSRKLQLKENIESQ